ATGACAGCCGTGAATTACCTGGCGCCGTGGCTGCTGACCGACGTCCTGCGCGACAAACTCATCGCCTCGGCTCCGGCCCGGGTCGTCACGGTCGCCTCCCGCGCCTCCGAGCACGCCGGCGGTCGCGGCGCGGTGGGCCACCTGCGCGACACCGCCCCCTACACGCGTCGCGAATCCTCTCAGCTGTACGGCTGGACCAAGCTTCTGGACATCATGTTCACGCAGGAACTGGGCCGTCAGCTCGAGGGGACGGGGGTCGCGGTGACCTGCTGCTGCCCCGGGTTCAACGTCACCGGGCTCGGCCGTGACCTGCCGTTGTCCGGCGTGCTGGAGAAGGTTCTCAAGGTGCTGAGGATCGGCGATCCCCGCCACGGCGCCGAGATCATCGTCCGGCTCGCGACCGATGCGGGCTTCGCCGGCGCCGACGTCACCGGAGGCTACTTCGCCGCTAAGGGTGCCAAACCGCTGGAATGTCCGCTGCCGGGCCGGGACGAAGGGGATCGGCGCGCTCTGTGGGAGGCCACCTCCGAGATCCTCAGTGGCTTCCGTGTCCGCGGGCCGAGCGAGGATCGGACATGACTTTCTCGCGGCGACGCTCCGTCGTCCAGTAGAGCAGTGCCACCAGCGGCATGGCCGCACCGAGCGCGGCGACTGCGTTCCAGCCCTCGGCGTGGTAGACGACGGTTCC
This is a stretch of genomic DNA from Catenulispora sp. GP43. It encodes these proteins:
- a CDS encoding SDR family NAD(P)-dependent oxidoreductase; translation: MEDRSVIVITGATNGLGRLAALDLARRGMRLGLVARSRRKADALRADIERAAPGTPVDVFLADLSLLRDVERAGHQIDAAYPRIDALINNAGVHAFSQRVTAEGFSEMTAVNYLAPWLLTDVLRDKLIASAPARVVTVASRASEHAGGRGAVGHLRDTAPYTRRESSQLYGWTKLLDIMFTQELGRQLEGTGVAVTCCCPGFNVTGLGRDLPLSGVLEKVLKVLRIGDPRHGAEIIVRLATDAGFAGADVTGGYFAAKGAKPLECPLPGRDEGDRRALWEATSEILSGFRVRGPSEDRT